From the genome of Bacillus sp. 2205SS5-2:
ATTGTCTACTGTTCAATTGGACTTCCTATTACCAGAGCGCTTTGACTTAACATATGTTGGAGAAGATGGAAAGCAACATCGTCCAGTCGTCATTCATCGTGGTGTTGTTTCTACAATGGAACGCTTTGTGGCATTCTTAATTGAAGAATACAAAGGAGCTTTCCCTACATGGTTAGCACCCGTTCAAGTTCAAGTTATCCCTGTCTCTCCAGAAGTTCATTTTGATTACGCGAAAGAAGTTCAAGAGCAGCTTAGGGCTCAAGGGATTCGGGCAGAACTTGATAGCCGCGATGAAAAAATTGGTTATAAAATTCGGGAGGCACAAGTTCAAAAGGTTCCTTACATGTTAGTTGTAGGAGACAATGAAATTAACGACAAAGCGGTAAATGTCCGTAAATATGGCGAGCAAAAATCAGAGACTGTTTTATTTGAAGACTTTAAACAAATGATTTCAGCAGAAGTAGTAAAATAATTACGCATTGTCAGCGTTGGGACTGTAAATTGGTTCTCAGCGCTTTCCTTTTGAGAGAAGGTCTTTTAATTTTGTAGGATTGAGAGTTCGTTTCTTTTATAGTGACCACTGATTGGAGGAGGGTGTTTGAACTGTAGATGAAAGAAAAAGGGGGCATAAAGGATAAGAATGAATATCTCGTCAAGACATGAATTGTTTTGTTTGAGTCTTCTCATGTCTTCTAATACCACAAATTCGAGTAGATAAACATAGGAAGAGTCAAATTCGTCAAGAAAATAATGCCAATATGAAAAAAAGTTGCATTTGAAGAAAACATCTGATAATATAAAAGACGTTGTGATTTTAATAAACGATTAATTGACAGGCTATTAATGCTTATGATATAGTAATCAAGGTAAATTGAATACATCTTTGTGGAGAAGAAGAAGCTACCCGCTTCTCACCTGAATGACGCAGTATGCAGTTAGCAGGTTTAGTGAAATGAAACGATAGCGTATGATGCGCTTTTCTAATGCGGGTGAGGTTCTCACGCGTATTTTTTATTGTCTAAAATCTGCAGTCGGGACTAAAAACTACTTCAACACAAAAAAACGTATTCAGGAAAATACCTTGGAGGTGTCTCATATTAGCAAAGATATGTTCGTAAACGATGGCATTCGTGCCCGTGAAGTTCGTCTTATTGATCAAAATGGCGAGCAGCTTGGAATTAAATCTAAGCGTGATGCTCTTGAAATTGCTGAACGTGCCAATTTGGACCTAGTATTAGTTGCTCCAAACGCGAAGCCACCTGTAGGCCGTATCATGGACTATGGAAAATTCAAGTTTGAACAACAAAAGAAGGACAAAGAAGCGCGTAAGAATCAAAAGGTCATTAATCTTAAAGAAGTGCGTCTAAGCCCAACAATTGAAGAACATGATTTTAACACAAAATTACGTAATGGACGTAAGTTCCTTGAAAATGGGGACAAAGTTAAAGCATCGATTCGATTTAAAGGTCGTGCGATCACTCA
Proteins encoded in this window:
- the infC gene encoding translation initiation factor IF-3; the protein is MSKDMFVNDGIRAREVRLIDQNGEQLGIKSKRDALEIAERANLDLVLVAPNAKPPVGRIMDYGKFKFEQQKKDKEARKNQKVINLKEVRLSPTIEEHDFNTKLRNGRKFLENGDKVKASIRFKGRAITHKEIGQRVLDRFAEACKDVATIESKPKMDGRSMFLVLAPINEK